The Papaver somniferum cultivar HN1 chromosome 3, ASM357369v1, whole genome shotgun sequence genome includes a region encoding these proteins:
- the LOC113358410 gene encoding apoptotic protease-activating factor 1-like — MDFHGKPGTMRSFNSEEDSERFYDTREEFTSISDSSSEYLDILDNNSCSSSSDSDSSSFRYELWIKKPASVNERRSRFFKWMGINLDQTDKENSEGTSDDEGSMEIDRVSESSGAVLGNSDFQDEFSSSQSSRDGSFSRDGFLSDDLVSEENFECRIKNLDDGTEFIVDELGQDGMLKRLRQVGSNRLVTVEEFQRNLGLSSVVQRVMRRGVAETSDSGKTTRRVSKGWLKKLGAVACIVNRQGEGAGVSPNGLRQIVKDSVRRVGVRARRKPSKELSALYMGQEIQAHDGSILSMKFSPDGKYLASAGEDGIVRLWEVLEVERSSESEVLDTDPSCMYFKLNSSSELSPVLEDKKKMPKCKSLRKVSDSACVILPPKVFRLSEKPLHEFHGHSGEVLDLSWSNKYLLSCSVDNTVRLWKVGSNQCLKIFSHNNYVTSVNFNPVDDNYFISGSIDGKVRIWSISDCQVIDWTDIKEIVTAVCYRPTGQGIVVGSMTGNCYVFDASDNHLQLGTQLCLHVKKKSTAKRITGFQFSPSDPSKLMVTSADSHVRVLDGVDVICKFRGLKNAGSQISASFTSDGKHIVSASEDSNIYIWNSDSQDETHLQAKSTWSCERFISSNASVAIPWCGASYGSSGLSNAWGSLPSDQISGCSKINNLDYGMQHSRLSSPDCFSLSSGFFSDGFPKGTATWPEEKLPTSNSINMSSSLCKSHYKFVKSSCESTSNSPHAWGMVIVTAGWDGCIRSFQNYGLPVCI, encoded by the exons ATGGATTTTCATGGGAAGCCAG GAACAATGAGGAGTTTTAACAGTGAAGAAGACAGTGAGCGTTTCTATGATACCCGGGAGGAATTTACATCAATTTCTGATTCTAGTTCTGAATATTTGGACATTTTAGATAACAATTCGTGTTCTAGTAGCAGTGATTCCGACTCGAGTAGTTTCCGCTATGAATTATGGATTAAGAAACCAGCCAGTGTTAATGAACGTCGCAGTAGGTTCTTTAAATGGATGGGTATAAATCTAGATCAGACTGACAAGGAGAATTCTGAGGGTACTTCTGATGATGAAGGCTCAATGGAAATTGACCGAGTTTCTGAAAGCAGCGGAGCAGTACTGGGGAactctgattttcaagacgaattTTCATCTAGTCAATCTTCTAGAGATGGATCTTTTTCTAGAGATGGATTTTTATCTGATGATTTAGTTTCTGAAGAGAATTTTGAATGTAGAATCAAGAACTTGGATGACGGAACAGAGTTTATTGTGGATGAATTGGGGCAAGATGGGATGTTGAAGAGGCTTCGTCAAGTGGGTTCAAACAGATTGGTCACTGTTGAAGAGTTTCAAAGAAATCTTGGCTTGTCTTCTGTGGTTCAGAGGGTAATGCGCCGAGGAGTCGCAGAAACCAGTGATTCCGGTAAGACTACACGGAGGGTGAGCAAAGGGTGGCTAAAGAAACTGGGTGCAGTGGCTTGCATTGTTAATAGGCAAGGGGAAGGTGCGGGAGTGAGCCCAAATGGTTTACGACAAATTGTTAAAGATAGTGTTCGTAGGGTTGGCGTACGTGCACGTAGAAAGCCATCGAAGGAACTCTCAGCTCTCTATATGGGACAAGAGATCCAAGCACACGATGGTTCAATATTATCAATGAAATTTAGTCCTGATGGGAAGTATCTAGCTAGTGCAGGTGAAGATGGAATTGTCCGTCTGTGGGAAGTGTTGGAGGTGGAAAGATCAAGCGAGAGTGAAGTTTTAGATACTGATCCTTCGTGCATGTATTTCAAGCTGAACAGTTCGTCTGAATTATCCCCTGTCTTGGAGGATAAGAAGAAAATGCCTAAATGCAAGAGCCTTAGGAAAGTCTCTGATTCGGCTTGTGTCATATTGCCCCCAAAAGTTTTTCGATTATCAGAAAAACCACTTCATGAGTTTCATGGTCATAGTGGTGAGGTCTTGGATTTGTCTTGGTCAAATAAG TATTTGCTATCATGCTCCGTGGATAACACCGTTCGCCTGTGGAAAGTTGGAAGCAATCAATGCCTCAAGATCttctctcacaataattatg TGACAAGCGTGAATTTTAATCCAGTTGATGATAATTACTTCATCAGTGGTTCTATAGATGGAAAGGTTCGAATTTGGTCAATATCTGACTGCCAAGTGATTGATTGGACTGATATAAAGGAAATTGTCACTGCTGTGTGTTATCGGCCTACTGGACAG GGCATAGTAGTTGGCTCCATGACAGGCAATTGCTACGTGTTCGATGCATCAG ATAACCATTTGCAATTGGGCACTCAACTCTGCTTACATGTTAAAAAGAAGTCTACTGCCAAGAGGATTACTGGATTTCAG TTTTCCCCTAGCGACCCCAGCAAATTGATGGTCACTTCTGCGGATTCTCATGTGCGTGTTCTCGATGGGGTTGATGTTATCTGCAAGTTCAGGG GCCTTAAAAATGCTGGAAGTCAGATATCTGCTTCTTTTACTTCAGATGGGAAACATATCGTttccgcaagtgaagattctaaTATTTACATCTGGAACTCTGATAGCCAGGATGAAACTCATTTACAAGCAAAGAGCACCTGGTCATGTGAACGCTTCATCTCCAGCAATGCATCAGTTGCAATTCCTTGGTGTGGTGCGAGTTATGGGAGTTCCGGTCTTTCAAATGCATGGGGATCACTTCCATCTGATCAAATTTCAGGTTGCTCTAAAATAAATAATTTAGACTATGGAATGCAGCATTCCCGCTTATCGTCACCCGATTGTTTCTCTTTGAGTAGTGGGTTCTTCTCAGATGGTTTTCCGAAGGGAACTGCAACTTGGCCAGAGGAGAAACTTCCGACATCAAATTCAATAAATATGTCATCATCTCTCTGCAAATCTCATTACAAGTTTGTGAAGAGTTCTTGCGAGAGCACATCAAATTCTCCTCATGCATGGGGTATGGTAATTGTGACTGCAGGGTGGGATGGATGCATTAGGTCTTTCCAAAATTATGGATTACCAGTTTGTATCTGA